The following nucleotide sequence is from Tardiphaga sp. 709.
CATGGCGATATGCGGCTTGTGCGGCTTCAGCGCGCCGGCATAACGCTCATAGATCAGCTTGCCCTTGTGCAGCACCGCGATGCCATCGGCATAGGTCTCGTCGAACATGCGCGCGAAGGTCATCGGCCGGCCATCCATGGTGACCGACTTGGATCCGCCGATATCGCGCTCCGCGCGCGGCAGCACGGATGCACCACTCGCGCCGCGCCAGACATTCACCGTGGGCACCAGCGAGCGCACATTGCTCCAGGCCCAGCGCAATTCGGGGAAGTTGCGGAACGAGCCGTCGTGGAATTGGATGGTCTTGTCCTTCGCAGGCGGAAAGCCCTTCATCCAGCCGAGCGTCTCGGGATCGGTCTCGGCGGCGGTGGGGACGTGGTTCGGTGCAGGCGCGTCAGACATGAAGGGGCTCCGGTAAGGCGGCAAGTAAGTTGGTCGTAACATGCGAGGCGGCGGGACACATCAAACACAACAGCCGGGCTGCATTCGGCAACTGCATGTCGCAAGTTCACTCAAGGCAGTCAGCCCAGATTGACGCATGTGCCCCGAACACTTCAGCGGAGCCACAAAACCCGATACTCGGGCTTCATGGGACCAGCAGCAGCTTGCCGGTCGTCTTGCGGTTTTCCATGTCAGCGTGAGCCTTCGCTGCGTCCGCTAGGCGGTACTCTCCGCCGATGTGGAGCTTGAGCTCTCCCGTCGCGATCCAGTTGAACAGCCGCTCCGAACGCGCGCGCAGCAATTCGGGCGTGGGGATATGATCGAAGAAGGTCGCATAGCCGATCTTGATGCTCTTCGGCAGGCTCATGATATCGAGCGGTCCCGGCCCACCAAGCACCGGGCCATACCAGCAGAACGTGCCCGACCGACGCAGCACATCGAGCGAGCCCTGGAAGGTCGTCGGCCCGGAGCCGTCATAGATGACGTGCACGCCCTGGCCATCGGTCAGGCGTAATGTCTCCTCGGCGAACCGGCCTTCAGTATCGATGATCACATGGTCGGCGCCAGCCTCCCCGGCTGCAGCGACCTTCTCCTGCGCCGACACACGTCCGATGACATGGCCGCCGCGCAATTTGATGATCTGGGTCAGCAGCAATCCCACGCCGCCCGCCGCCGCATGGACGAAGGCGATGTCGCCGCGCTGCACCGGATAGAAGTCCGTGGCGAAATGGCTGGCAGTGAGACCCTGCATCATCACCGACGCAGCGGTGCGATCATCGATCGCGTCAGGAACCGGCACCAGCGACGTGACAGGGATCGCGATCCGCTCCGCATAACTTCCCGGCGCATAAACCCAGGCGACCCGCTGGCCGGGCCTGATGTCTTCGACGCCATCTCCGATCGCCAGCACACGTCCCACACCCTCAACGCCAAGAATCTTGGGATTGGGAATCTCGGTCCAGGCCATGCCCTGGCGCACGCCGATGTCCATGAAGTTCACCCCCGCAAAGACAACCTCGACCAACGCCTCGCCCGGTCCAGCGAGAGGGGCCGGACGTTCGACATAGTCCAGCACCGCGCGGTCGCCCGTTCCGGTCATCACAACAGCTCTCATCACTTGCTCCTTTGTTGAACGATCATTCCATAATTTCCCAAAAAAAGGGACTATCGCAGCGCCCTCATGGCCATGTCGGCCAGGCTGGTCAGAGCCCCGCGCGCAGCGCCGCCCCGTCCGGCAACGCGGATTCCGGCGATATTCGCGATCAGAAATTCCGAGGTCGCTTCGGGGTCGAGGCCGCCGGCGACATCGCCTTCACGCTGCGCATCGCGAACGCGCGCTGCGATGGCAGCTCGCAAGCTCTTCGCCAGCAGTCCGTTGATCTCCTGAAGGTCGGGTTGGGACACGCCGAATTCATAGATCGAGCCAACGCCAAGACACGGCCGACCGGCTGTTTTCACGACACGGCGCAACATCGCGCCGATGCCATCGATCGCGCGCGGTCCGCTTCGGAGCGCGTCGATATGTGCAGCACATTCGCCCATTCCATAGCGACGCACGGCCGCGCAATAGAGCTCCCACTTGTCGCCGAAGGCAGCGTAAAGGCTCTGTCGCCCGATCCCCATTGCATCGACGAGCATCTGGGCCGAACTGCCCTCATATCCATGCCCGCTAAAGACATTGATCGCGCCGTCGAGTGCAGCGTCTGTGTCAAACTCCCGTGGTCTCGCCATAAACGGCTAGATAGCAATTATGGAATGAATGTTCAACAATTTTACAGCGTCGTGAGAAATAAAATCGATAAACCGGCGGCGCCGCTGCAGCGGCCCGTGAACGCTGCCCCGAGGACTTCCTATCAACTGCCCGCTGCAGCAGTGAAAACCGCCAATTGAGCAGCGAAAGCACGCTTGTAGGCCGGCCGGGCTTCGCCGCGGACGACATAGGCGGAGAGGTTGGGATATTCATCCAACAGACCCGACGCCCCCAGCCTGAGCAGCACCGACACCATCAGCAGGTCACCGGCGCTGAAGGCGCCGTCGAGCCAGTCGGCATCGCCAAGGTATTTGGAGAGTTCGCCCAGCCGCCCGCGGATGCGGTCTTTGACCATCGCCAGACGCTGCTCATACCAGGTCTTGTCGCGTTCCAGGAGCGTGACAATGGCGAGATCGACGATCGGCGGTTCGACCGTATTGAGTGCGGCAAACATCCATGTAACTGCCCGCGCCCGGGCGTTCGCATCATCGGGCAGCAAGCCTGCATGGCGCTCTGCGATACGGAAGACAATCGCCCCTGACTCGAACAGGACAAGATCGCCTTCTTCATAGGTCGGAATCTGCCCGAAAGGATGACGCGCCCGATGCGGGGGTCCCTTCATCTCATCGAACGAAAGAAGTCGAACGTCGTAAGGCTGCCCCACTTCTTCGAGCGCCCAGCGAACGCGCATGTCCCGGGCCAATCCCCTGCCGCGATCGGGCGACCGTTCAAAGGCGGTAATGGTGGGGTTCATAGGCAGACTCCCGGCAAATGCATGACGCTATCGAGCGTGACATGGGTCACGACGATAGTCTTCCACATCGTCTCTCTCAGCTCTTCGTCTCCCAAGGACGCATGACGGGCGGGCTTCCCGACACATGCGGGTATTTTTCTTGCGGGTCGCAGTGGACGGTGAGATTGGCCCCTCACTCGCTAGCGGACGCGCACTGCCTTCAGAGTTTCCCTCTATTTCTCCCACTCCATTTCCCCGAGAGCCTTACAAAGTAACCTCGACCGCCAGAAATCGCAGGGCCTCGTCAACCTGAAGGCCGTGGCCGGAATCAAGGCATCTACGACGTTCAGCGGGCGCAACCGACCGCATAGCCTCCAGCGAAAGAAGCCTCGCCATTTCGCGCGGTCCCGCTGGGAGCAACATCATGACACGACTTAAAGAACTTGCCATCGAAGCTCATGGAGGCCTCCAGCGCTGGCGGCAATTCGAGCAGGTCTCTGCCGACCTAGTGCAGGGAGGCGTCTTGTGGCCTTTGAAAGGACATCCACAAACCCTCGAGCGCACCACCGTTACCGTGGGTCTCAAGAAGGAATGGGCGTCGCATGCCCCGTTCGGCGCAGGTGGTCGGCGCTCGCGCTTCGCGCCCGATCGCGTGGTCCTGGAAGCCAGTGACGGCAGCGTTCTCGAAGAACTCGTTCAACCGCGCGCAAGCTTCTCCGGCCATACGCTGCAAACCCCATGGACAGAATTGCAGCTCGCCTACTTCGCCGGCTGCGCCATGTGGACCTATCTAACCATGCCGTTTCTGCTCGCCTGGCCCGGCGTCGCGACGGAGGAATTGGAGCCTTGGCAGACCGATAGCGGGGACTGGCGCCGTCTTGCTGTCCGTTTCCCCACGGAAATCGCCACGCACAGCGCCGTACAGACGCTTTACTTCGACGGCGATGGGCTGCTGAAGCGCCACGACTATAACGTCGAGATCGCTGGGGACACGCCCGGCGCGCACTTCATCGCGGATTACCAAGAGGTGTCGGGCATTAAATTCCCGACGAAGCGGCGGATCTATGCCCGTCAGCCGGATGGCAGCTTCAGCACTGAGCCGCTTGTTGTCTCGATCGATCTCTCCAACATCCGGCTCAGCTAGACATCGCCGCTACAGCGTGGCGAGCGGCCCGGCCTCGTTCCGAATGGCTCTGGGAACCTCGCCATGCACACGGGCAAACGCCAGGCGCATCCGCTCCCTGTTCGCGAACCCCACCTCGCGAGCGATCACCTCGATTGGCTGTCGGCTCTGCTCCAGCATCAACTTCGCGGCTTCGACCCGTAGCGCTTCGACCGCCTTCGCCGGCGTCGTGCCGGTTTCCGACCGGAACAATCGGGTGAACTGCCGGGGACTGAGGCTTGCAGCACGCGCCAGATCGTCAATCGTCAGGCTTTCAGCGAGGTTCTGGCGCGCGTAGTTCAGCGCGCGCTGGACTCTATCCTCATTCGCGCTCAAATCGAGCAAGGTCGAGTGCTGGGACTGCCCGCCGGAACGTCGATGGTACATGACCATGCCCTTCGCGACCGAACGGGCGACGTCGGAGCCGTGGTCGCGCTCGATGATGCCGACGACGAGGTCTGTTCCCGCCGTCATGCCGGCAGACGTCCAGATTGGACCATCCGCGAGAAAGATCTTGTCCATGTCGACACGGCAGCTTGGAAACCGGTCCTGCAACGCCCGTGCATAGCGCCAATGCGTCGTGGCGCGTCGGCCGTTGAGCAGTCCGGCATCTCCCAGAACAAACGAGCCCAGGCAGATGCCCGCGACGCGTCTTGCGTCGCGGGCAGCCGCCCGAAGAAGCCGAACCAGCCCGGGCGACGACGTCGGAATCTCGAGGCCCGCAGCAACGATCAAGGTGTCGTACGACTCGTCGCCGAACGCGTCCGTCATAACCTGCATACCAGACGACGAGGCGACCAGCCCTCCCTCCTCCGAGAGGATACGCATGTCGTACAGCTTCTTCCCAGCTTGCTTGTTGGCCACATCGAACGCTGCGACCGCCCCAAAGCAGATGGGTTGAAAACTCGGGCAAAGAACCAGACCAATCTTCATGCTTTCTCCGCGGCAGCTACTCGCGACCTTAAATAGGTAGGTCGGCAATGCTCCGCCATCTCCATGGCCTGAATGATGGCATCTACGTCCTGTCGGCTCCGGGAGCTGGCTGGTAGCTCTCTCGCGGATTTTGACGGAGCTGCCATGTCGAGCCAATCGACAACATACATCGCTGTTCGGCCTGTCGCACCGGGACGGCTTGAACTGACGCAATAGTAGCCCCGCCACCGCGGCCGACATTCCCGAAGCAACTTCGCCGCCAGACTTCGCACCTCACAAAGGATCTATCATGTCACTCGAAACGACAAAAACCGAATACCTCGACATCGGTGATACACGCTTCGCGTTCAGGCGTCTTGGCCCTACTACCGGAATGACGCTCGTTCTGTTGCAGCACTTCACCGGGACCATCGATTCCTGGGACCCGGCGGTGGTGAACGCTCTGGCGGCAACGCGGCCGGTCATCGTCTTTAACAATCTCGGCGTCGGCACCTCGACCGGCGCGACGCCCGACACGGTGGAACAGATGGCGTCGGACGCCGAGACATTCATCAGCAGGCTCGGCCTTGAGCAGGTGGATCTGCTCGGTTTCTCGCTTGGCGGCATGCTCGCCCAGGTGCTCGCCGTGCGGCAACCCAGCCTGATCCGCAAGGTCATCATC
It contains:
- a CDS encoding glutathione S-transferase family protein — translated: MNPTITAFERSPDRGRGLARDMRVRWALEEVGQPYDVRLLSFDEMKGPPHRARHPFGQIPTYEEGDLVLFESGAIVFRIAERHAGLLPDDANARARAVTWMFAALNTVEPPIVDLAIVTLLERDKTWYEQRLAMVKDRIRGRLGELSKYLGDADWLDGAFSAGDLLMVSVLLRLGASGLLDEYPNLSAYVVRGEARPAYKRAFAAQLAVFTAAAGS
- a CDS encoding GlxA family transcriptional regulator, with amino-acid sequence MKIGLVLCPSFQPICFGAVAAFDVANKQAGKKLYDMRILSEEGGLVASSSGMQVMTDAFGDESYDTLIVAAGLEIPTSSPGLVRLLRAAARDARRVAGICLGSFVLGDAGLLNGRRATTHWRYARALQDRFPSCRVDMDKIFLADGPIWTSAGMTAGTDLVVGIIERDHGSDVARSVAKGMVMYHRRSGGQSQHSTLLDLSANEDRVQRALNYARQNLAESLTIDDLARAASLSPRQFTRLFRSETGTTPAKAVEALRVEAAKLMLEQSRQPIEVIAREVGFANRERMRLAFARVHGEVPRAIRNEAGPLATL
- a CDS encoding quinone oxidoreductase; the protein is MRAVVMTGTGDRAVLDYVERPAPLAGPGEALVEVVFAGVNFMDIGVRQGMAWTEIPNPKILGVEGVGRVLAIGDGVEDIRPGQRVAWVYAPGSYAERIAIPVTSLVPVPDAIDDRTAASVMMQGLTASHFATDFYPVQRGDIAFVHAAAGGVGLLLTQIIKLRGGHVIGRVSAQEKVAAAGEAGADHVIIDTEGRFAEETLRLTDGQGVHVIYDGSGPTTFQGSLDVLRRSGTFCWYGPVLGGPGPLDIMSLPKSIKIGYATFFDHIPTPELLRARSERLFNWIATGELKLHIGGEYRLADAAKAHADMENRKTTGKLLLVP
- a CDS encoding TetR/AcrR family transcriptional regulator, with amino-acid sequence MARPREFDTDAALDGAINVFSGHGYEGSSAQMLVDAMGIGRQSLYAAFGDKWELYCAAVRRYGMGECAAHIDALRSGPRAIDGIGAMLRRVVKTAGRPCLGVGSIYEFGVSQPDLQEINGLLAKSLRAAIAARVRDAQREGDVAGGLDPEATSEFLIANIAGIRVAGRGGAARGALTSLADMAMRALR